One genomic segment of Nonomuraea coxensis DSM 45129 includes these proteins:
- a CDS encoding tyrosine-type recombinase/integrase, with amino-acid sequence MSLIAADVLPLGHDRPGTYADAVEVYLRSAGVAASSQRIYRISLTTWAWLARDEQPPLGRARRGATPPAVPFATLDEPATAGVLADAFATRARLADADTVNRELSVLKTAIGWWRARGWLATNPIVGIERRPAPPDRTRALSRAQITALLELKAPLREKTLWRMLYDTCARAEEILSLDIDDLLLADKRARIVSKGGATDWVHWQSGTAQLLPRLLKGRTRGPVFLTDRRALAHTPALDVCPVTGRARLSYRRAAELFETLTRPLAHPGITDTAELELRGGWTLHQLRHSALTHEAEDGTNTPTLLARSRHASVRSLERYARPSVDAVASHVASRDPLARRTT; translated from the coding sequence GTGAGCCTGATCGCCGCCGACGTGCTCCCGCTCGGACATGATCGGCCCGGCACGTACGCCGACGCGGTCGAGGTCTATCTGCGTTCCGCCGGGGTCGCCGCCTCGTCCCAGCGGATCTACCGGATCTCGCTGACCACCTGGGCCTGGCTCGCCCGCGACGAGCAGCCACCCCTGGGCAGGGCCCGCCGCGGCGCCACCCCACCCGCCGTCCCCTTCGCCACCTTGGACGAGCCGGCCACCGCCGGCGTGCTCGCCGACGCCTTCGCGACGCGAGCCCGGCTGGCCGACGCCGACACCGTCAACCGGGAGCTGTCCGTGCTGAAGACCGCCATCGGCTGGTGGCGGGCGCGCGGGTGGCTCGCCACCAACCCGATCGTCGGAATCGAACGCCGGCCCGCGCCGCCGGACCGAACCCGGGCGCTGTCACGCGCCCAGATCACCGCGCTGTTGGAGCTGAAAGCGCCCCTGCGGGAGAAGACGCTGTGGCGGATGCTGTATGACACGTGCGCCCGCGCCGAGGAGATCCTCAGCCTCGACATCGACGATCTCCTGCTGGCCGACAAGCGTGCCCGTATCGTCTCCAAGGGCGGTGCCACGGACTGGGTGCATTGGCAGTCCGGCACAGCCCAGCTGCTGCCGCGGCTGCTCAAGGGCCGCACTCGCGGCCCGGTCTTCCTCACCGACCGGCGGGCACTCGCTCACACCCCCGCCCTCGACGTCTGCCCGGTCACCGGCCGAGCGCGTCTGTCCTACCGTCGTGCCGCGGAACTGTTCGAGACCCTCACCCGGCCGCTGGCCCACCCTGGCATCACCGACACCGCCGAACTCGAGCTGCGGGGTGGCTGGACGCTGCACCAGCTACGCCACTCCGCGCTGACCCACGAGGCCGAAGACGGGACCAACACCCCCACCCTGCTGGCCCGCTCCCGGCACGCCTCGGTCCGCTCCCTCGAACGCTACGCCCGGCCCAGCGTCGACGCCGTCGCCAGCCACGTCGCCTCCCGCGACCCCCTAGCACGCCGCACCACCTGA
- a CDS encoding Tn3 family transposase yields MTSIERTAYPQFKRLTSARVLHVFFTPTADEIDWAQELARGSQTLFALILALKCFQKMARFPAREEIPEVVVDHVRRCLGLAGDVEPDHGAASTAKWHRKQIRARQGVIYDKEQARAIAAEAITEAAQAKNNPPDLINVALERLIEASLELPGFTTLDEMAATIRARVNAEIFTRVVDRMGVDGQERMGALLTTVGTDGRSLFNRLKKPAQRPTWAKFDAHVKYLDEIDALGDTWEWLEGIALTKITDFAGEAAAQDADTLSRYNPVKRLALLACLLHMARMRARDDLAEMLCKRVAANLKKARTALEGIRERQRAVSERLIGTYRTVLEHLDPEGPEADRGAERAVAAVNNAGGFDAQLADIEEVSAFHGDNYEVLAYRFFKRDRAVMFDLVAKLELKATSRDESVLTSLEHARAHAGLRRDFIPMPPPVDGSGGPGSGIMFASGNWRRAVTDRGRPGMVARRHFEAMVFTYLAEELRTGDIAVVGSNEYADWSANLLPWAECEPLLEGFCEQVGVPSTAAGFVAHLRSNHLAAAAELDAGYEDNADLVISDDGAPTVKRRRGQQTLKAAEKLAAAIERRMPERSLLSIVARTAHWLGWHHHFGPASGSDPKISDPLFRYSLTVFTGGINLGPYEAAKHLTGVSARELSMIRNRHIDIRKLNAAIGCVVNAFAELDVVKAWGDGTTVAADGTHVETYVDNLLAETSIRYGGVGGIAYHYVSDTYVALFSRFIPCGVWEAVYLIEGLLANDSDIQPTTVHADTQGQSFPVFALATLFGFDLMPRIRNFKDLIFFRADPHLVYPHIDALFGDRGRNVIDWELIERHWCDLMQVAISISEGRLSSATLMRRLRSNSRKNRIYKVFREVGRSVRTVALLRYLADPALRARVTAATNKVETYNGFSQWLGFGNNGVIADNDPEEQEKLIKLNTLLANLVIFHNALDLMDVVRTLVAEGWTITADELGALSPYLRAHIRRFGAYATDEIGDEPAAFNPELKEIDFTAVDLAA; encoded by the coding sequence GTGACATCGATCGAGCGGACCGCCTACCCGCAGTTCAAGCGCCTGACCTCGGCGCGGGTGTTGCACGTGTTCTTCACCCCGACGGCTGATGAGATCGACTGGGCTCAAGAGCTCGCCAGGGGTTCACAGACGCTGTTCGCGCTGATTCTGGCGCTGAAGTGCTTCCAGAAGATGGCCCGTTTTCCCGCCCGTGAGGAGATCCCCGAGGTCGTTGTCGATCACGTGCGGCGCTGCCTGGGTCTGGCCGGCGATGTCGAGCCCGACCACGGGGCAGCGAGCACGGCCAAGTGGCACCGAAAGCAGATTCGGGCACGCCAGGGTGTGATCTACGACAAAGAGCAGGCCCGGGCCATAGCCGCCGAGGCCATCACGGAGGCGGCGCAGGCCAAGAACAACCCGCCGGATCTGATCAACGTGGCGCTGGAACGCCTGATCGAGGCCTCGCTGGAGTTGCCAGGGTTTACCACGCTGGATGAGATGGCCGCTACGATCCGGGCTCGGGTCAACGCTGAGATCTTCACCCGCGTCGTGGATCGGATGGGGGTGGACGGGCAGGAGCGCATGGGTGCGCTGCTGACGACGGTGGGAACGGACGGTAGGTCACTGTTCAACCGGCTGAAGAAGCCGGCACAGCGGCCCACCTGGGCGAAGTTCGATGCCCACGTGAAATACCTGGACGAGATCGACGCCCTTGGCGACACCTGGGAGTGGCTGGAGGGGATCGCCCTCACCAAGATCACCGATTTCGCTGGGGAAGCAGCGGCCCAGGACGCCGACACCCTGTCCCGCTACAACCCGGTCAAGAGGCTGGCGTTGCTGGCCTGTCTGCTGCACATGGCGCGGATGAGGGCTCGGGATGATCTGGCCGAGATGCTGTGCAAGCGGGTGGCAGCCAACCTGAAGAAGGCCCGGACCGCGCTGGAGGGCATCCGCGAGCGGCAGCGCGCAGTCAGCGAGCGGTTGATCGGCACCTACCGCACCGTGCTGGAGCACCTGGACCCCGAGGGCCCGGAGGCCGACCGGGGGGCCGAGCGCGCGGTGGCCGCGGTGAACAATGCTGGCGGGTTCGACGCCCAGCTGGCCGACATCGAGGAGGTCTCGGCCTTCCACGGAGACAACTACGAGGTGCTGGCCTACCGGTTCTTCAAGCGGGACCGGGCGGTGATGTTCGACCTGGTCGCCAAGCTGGAGCTGAAGGCCACCTCCCGCGATGAGTCGGTGCTGACGTCCCTGGAGCACGCACGCGCCCACGCGGGGCTGAGGCGGGACTTCATCCCGATGCCGCCACCGGTCGACGGCTCCGGCGGCCCGGGCTCCGGGATCATGTTCGCCTCGGGCAACTGGCGGCGCGCCGTCACCGACCGAGGCCGTCCCGGGATGGTGGCGCGGCGGCACTTCGAGGCGATGGTCTTCACCTACCTGGCCGAGGAACTGCGTACCGGCGATATCGCGGTGGTCGGATCGAACGAGTACGCCGATTGGAGCGCCAACCTGCTGCCGTGGGCCGAATGTGAGCCGCTGCTGGAAGGGTTCTGCGAGCAGGTCGGCGTGCCCAGCACGGCGGCCGGCTTCGTCGCGCACCTGCGTAGTAATCACCTGGCGGCCGCCGCGGAGTTGGACGCCGGGTATGAGGACAACGCTGACCTGGTGATCAGTGACGATGGGGCGCCCACGGTCAAGCGGCGCCGCGGACAGCAGACGTTGAAGGCCGCTGAGAAGCTGGCCGCGGCGATCGAGCGGCGCATGCCCGAGCGGTCGCTGTTGTCGATCGTGGCGCGCACCGCGCACTGGCTGGGCTGGCACCACCACTTCGGGCCGGCCTCCGGCTCGGATCCGAAGATCTCCGACCCGTTGTTCCGGTACTCGCTGACGGTGTTCACCGGCGGGATCAACCTGGGGCCGTACGAGGCGGCCAAACACCTGACCGGCGTCTCGGCCCGGGAGCTGTCGATGATCCGCAACCGGCACATCGACATCCGCAAGCTCAACGCGGCGATCGGATGCGTCGTCAATGCCTTCGCCGAGTTGGACGTGGTCAAGGCGTGGGGAGACGGGACCACGGTCGCCGCCGACGGCACTCATGTTGAGACCTACGTCGACAATCTGCTGGCCGAGACCTCGATCCGGTATGGAGGCGTGGGTGGCATCGCCTATCACTACGTCTCCGACACCTACGTGGCGCTCTTCTCCAGATTCATACCCTGCGGGGTATGGGAGGCGGTCTATCTGATCGAGGGTCTGCTGGCCAACGACTCCGACATCCAGCCGACCACCGTGCATGCCGACACGCAAGGCCAGTCGTTCCCGGTCTTCGCGCTGGCCACGCTCTTCGGGTTCGACCTGATGCCCCGCATCCGCAACTTCAAGGACCTGATCTTCTTCCGAGCCGACCCCCACCTGGTGTACCCGCACATCGACGCGCTGTTCGGCGACCGAGGCCGCAACGTGATCGACTGGGAGCTGATCGAGCGGCACTGGTGCGACCTGATGCAGGTGGCCATCTCCATCAGCGAGGGCCGGCTGAGCTCGGCCACCCTGATGCGGCGCCTGCGCTCGAACTCCCGCAAGAACCGCATCTACAAGGTCTTTCGCGAGGTCGGACGCAGCGTGCGCACGGTGGCGCTGCTGCGCTATCTGGCGGACCCGGCGCTGCGTGCCCGGGTCACCGCGGCGACCAACAAGGTGGAGACTTACAACGGGTTCTCCCAGTGGCTGGGGTTCGGCAACAACGGCGTGATCGCCGACAACGACCCCGAAGAGCAGGAGAAGTTGATCAAGCTTAATACCCTGCTGGCCAACCTCGTGATCTTCCACAACGCCCTGGACCTCATGGACGTGGTGCGCACCCTGGTGGCCGAGGGGTGGACCATCACCGCGGACGAGCTCGGAGCGCTGTCGCCCTACTTGCGCGCCCACATCCGCCGCTTCGGGGCCTACGCCACCGACGAGATCGGCGATGAGCCGGCGGCGTTCAATCCTGAACTCAAGGAGATTGACTTCACCGCCGTTGACCTGGCCGCCTGA
- a CDS encoding SIS domain-containing protein, protein MRIPAPRFEGIAPPDRRVTLFGAGSGFYLAQIGQFLLANLAEVAANALFSGEAEHFTRLGPGDSAVAISQSGETFDTLEMCRVAQRCGAALTSISNVPNSSQERMAVHRLRQECGPEISEPLSVTNSCCA, encoded by the coding sequence TTGCGGATTCCCGCGCCTCGCTTCGAGGGGATCGCTCCACCTGATCGCCGGGTCACCTTGTTCGGCGCCGGCAGCGGGTTCTACCTGGCTCAGATCGGGCAGTTCCTGTTGGCCAATCTCGCCGAGGTCGCGGCCAACGCGCTCTTCTCGGGCGAGGCGGAGCACTTCACGCGTCTCGGTCCTGGTGACAGCGCGGTCGCAATATCGCAGTCAGGTGAAACCTTCGACACGCTGGAGATGTGCCGAGTCGCCCAGCGGTGCGGCGCCGCGCTCACCTCGATCAGTAACGTGCCGAACTCCAGCCAGGAGCGGATGGCGGTCCACAGACTGCGCCAGGAGTGCGGCCCGGAGATCAGTGAGCCGTTGTCGGTAACGAACAGTTGCTGTGCGTGA
- a CDS encoding HARBI1 family protein, which produces MPTSVTYTATLDVRRETVLFLAALLHTERRRRGTRKGRRALGCFAQAVLILRWFLDNTRIKQLATDHHISRKTAYRYLHEGIDVLAAHAPGLRQVLDSAADTGLTHVNLDGIVIATDRVATPGPNGADLWWSGKHKHHGGNIQVISAPDGWPLWVSDVRPGREHDMTCARTHGIIATLATARDTVPALADLGYEGAADVIRVPVKKKRGQAILSDDQHTYNKLLRGLRGVGERANALLTVTFKALRRVSLDPWRIGQIVRAALVLLHREHDWTISASHNAIFGY; this is translated from the coding sequence GTGCCCACTAGTGTCACATACACCGCGACCCTCGACGTACGTCGCGAGACTGTGCTGTTCCTGGCCGCCCTGCTGCACACTGAACGCCGCCGTCGCGGCACCCGCAAAGGACGCCGGGCGCTGGGCTGCTTCGCCCAGGCAGTCTTGATCCTTCGCTGGTTCCTCGACAACACCCGGATCAAGCAACTGGCCACCGACCACCACATCAGCCGCAAGACCGCCTACCGCTACCTGCACGAAGGCATCGACGTCCTGGCAGCCCACGCCCCCGGCCTGCGGCAGGTGCTCGACAGCGCAGCCGACACGGGCCTGACTCACGTCAACCTCGACGGCATCGTCATCGCCACCGACCGCGTCGCCACGCCCGGCCCGAACGGCGCCGACCTGTGGTGGTCGGGCAAACACAAGCACCACGGCGGCAACATCCAGGTGATCTCCGCCCCGGACGGCTGGCCGTTGTGGGTCTCCGACGTACGCCCCGGCCGCGAACATGACATGACCTGCGCCCGCACCCACGGCATCATCGCCACCCTGGCCACCGCGCGGGACACGGTGCCGGCCCTGGCCGACCTGGGATATGAAGGCGCCGCCGACGTCATCCGGGTGCCGGTGAAGAAGAAGCGCGGCCAGGCCATACTCAGCGACGACCAGCACACCTACAACAAGCTGCTGCGGGGCCTGCGCGGCGTCGGCGAACGCGCGAACGCCCTGCTCACCGTCACCTTCAAGGCTCTGCGCCGAGTCAGCCTCGACCCCTGGCGCATCGGGCAGATCGTCCGAGCCGCACTCGTGCTACTGCACCGCGAGCACGATTGGACCATATCGGCATCACACAACGCGATCTTCGGTTACTGA
- a CDS encoding SIS domain-containing protein, which produces MGGFVGRGALYPVALESALKYKEATYRHAEGMSAGFFKHGTISLIAPGFLTVALIPPPRADRTLFAATLANISEVSARGGRIVAFGPADLGDADLLRFVDYQPLPYHDEVISDLVLQLVVGELFAYSSALHLGREIDKPRNLAKSVTVR; this is translated from the coding sequence TTGGGAGGCTTCGTCGGCAGAGGAGCGCTTTATCCGGTAGCGCTGGAATCCGCGCTCAAGTATAAGGAGGCCACCTACCGTCATGCGGAGGGAATGAGTGCCGGATTTTTCAAGCACGGGACAATTTCATTGATCGCGCCCGGTTTCCTCACCGTGGCTCTCATTCCCCCGCCACGCGCCGATCGCACCCTCTTTGCTGCGACCCTGGCGAATATCAGCGAAGTTTCCGCCCGCGGTGGGCGCATAGTGGCTTTTGGCCCCGCAGACCTCGGCGACGCCGACCTCCTGAGGTTCGTGGATTATCAGCCCTTGCCCTACCATGACGAAGTCATCTCCGATCTGGTGCTGCAGTTGGTGGTCGGTGAGTTGTTCGCTTACTCCAGCGCCCTTCATCTGGGTCGAGAGATCGACAAACCACGGAATCTCGCTAAATCGGTGACCGTCCGTTAG
- a CDS encoding inositol monophosphatase family protein, whose protein sequence is MYREFVEHALGLASEVALDKFGHVSGRVKEGDPHQVLTEADSAIGKLLLGLVREEFPRHSLIDEEAGVLDNNSRYTWVIDPIDGTSNFAAGLPQYGIMIGLLEDATPIAGGIALPAFREIYSAEKGEGTTCNGVPVRVAAGGELGGRMLCYGIDADPDRPEVARAECELLAELLLAGPYKLRSSNSAFDVVMVASGRYGAFLNRTSKIWDNVAPHIVVEEAGGRWTAFDGSLIDYSSPVHQATRNFTHCGASQAVFQHIQAVIHQAQPA, encoded by the coding sequence ATGTACAGAGAGTTTGTCGAGCACGCGCTCGGCTTGGCGTCCGAGGTGGCTCTGGACAAATTCGGCCACGTGAGCGGCCGGGTCAAGGAGGGCGACCCGCACCAGGTGCTCACCGAGGCGGACTCCGCGATCGGGAAACTGTTGCTCGGCCTGGTCCGGGAGGAGTTTCCCCGGCACAGCCTCATCGACGAGGAGGCCGGTGTTCTCGACAACAACTCCCGCTACACCTGGGTCATCGACCCCATAGACGGCACGAGCAACTTCGCGGCCGGGCTTCCGCAGTACGGGATCATGATCGGTCTCCTGGAGGACGCCACTCCGATCGCCGGGGGCATCGCCCTGCCGGCCTTCCGGGAGATTTACAGCGCGGAGAAGGGCGAAGGCACCACCTGCAATGGAGTGCCCGTCCGGGTGGCGGCGGGGGGCGAGCTGGGTGGCCGCATGCTCTGCTACGGCATCGACGCCGATCCGGACCGTCCGGAGGTCGCGCGAGCCGAATGCGAGCTGCTGGCCGAGCTCCTGCTGGCGGGGCCGTACAAGCTCCGGAGCAGTAACTCCGCCTTCGACGTCGTCATGGTGGCGAGCGGCCGCTACGGAGCTTTCTTGAACCGAACCTCCAAGATCTGGGACAATGTGGCGCCGCATATCGTCGTGGAGGAGGCGGGTGGACGTTGGACCGCCTTCGATGGATCGCTGATCGACTATTCCAGTCCCGTGCATCAGGCCACTCGCAACTTCACGCACTGCGGTGCGAGCCAGGCGGTGTTCCAACACATCCAGGCCGTCATACATCAGGCTCAGCCCGCCTGA
- a CDS encoding Trm112 family protein, which produces MKIDDWLLEILACPACKAPLRAESESEELACTGCGLVYPVRDDIPVLLVDEARKP; this is translated from the coding sequence GTGAAGATCGACGACTGGCTGCTGGAGATCCTGGCCTGTCCGGCGTGCAAGGCGCCCCTGCGCGCCGAGTCCGAGTCCGAGGAGCTGGCCTGCACGGGCTGCGGCCTGGTCTACCCCGTCCGGGATGACATCCCCGTTCTGCTCGTCGACGAGGCCAGGAAGCCGTGA
- a CDS encoding SIS domain-containing protein has product MTWEPDRLDDQAHLSEADPSGMLPAVAASAAQVRTGARVAAEAHLDRLLAHGRPRAVVVAGMGGSGVAGDMLAAVAGSGVPLPIVTLRSYQLPGWVGATDLVIAVSGSGDTEETVSVATQAVRRGCTLLGVGPAGSALEAIAVQASASYVAVPVTGPSRANLWLLAIPAVVAAAALRLVSVEPGLFERVASALEDMANRCRPSSDTFINPGKSLAMDLAESVPMIWGTSAVTRVAAARLTGQLNANAKYPAICGELPEAGHNQVAVFDGPMAERDIFADTSGRTLRLVLLRDVEEHPQVTRQREAALRLARDRDVPVTELAAEGAHPLERMASLIGLGDYASAYLALGYGIDPTSVSAITELKARISQ; this is encoded by the coding sequence GTGACCTGGGAGCCGGACCGGCTCGACGACCAGGCTCATCTGAGCGAGGCCGACCCCTCCGGCATGCTGCCCGCGGTCGCCGCGTCCGCGGCGCAGGTCCGCACCGGCGCCCGCGTGGCCGCCGAGGCCCACCTCGACCGGCTGCTCGCCCACGGGCGCCCGAGGGCGGTCGTGGTGGCGGGCATGGGCGGCTCGGGCGTCGCGGGCGACATGCTCGCCGCCGTGGCCGGCTCGGGTGTGCCGCTGCCGATCGTGACCCTGCGCTCCTACCAGCTTCCCGGCTGGGTGGGCGCGACCGATCTCGTCATCGCCGTGTCCGGCTCGGGCGACACCGAGGAGACCGTGTCGGTGGCCACGCAGGCCGTCCGGCGCGGCTGCACGCTGCTCGGCGTGGGGCCCGCGGGCTCCGCGCTGGAGGCGATCGCCGTCCAGGCGTCGGCGAGCTACGTGGCGGTGCCGGTCACCGGGCCGTCACGGGCCAACCTGTGGCTGCTGGCGATCCCGGCCGTCGTGGCCGCCGCCGCGCTGCGGCTGGTGAGCGTCGAGCCCGGCCTGTTCGAGCGGGTGGCGAGTGCGCTGGAGGACATGGCGAACCGGTGCCGGCCGTCCAGCGACACCTTCATCAACCCCGGCAAGTCCCTCGCGATGGACCTCGCCGAGAGCGTGCCGATGATCTGGGGCACGTCGGCCGTCACGCGGGTGGCGGCGGCCCGGCTGACCGGCCAGCTCAACGCCAACGCCAAATATCCGGCGATCTGCGGCGAGCTGCCCGAGGCGGGCCACAACCAGGTGGCCGTGTTCGACGGTCCGATGGCCGAGCGCGACATCTTCGCCGACACCTCCGGCCGCACCCTGCGGCTGGTGCTCCTGCGGGACGTCGAGGAGCATCCGCAGGTGACGCGGCAGCGCGAGGCGGCGCTGCGGCTGGCCCGCGACCGCGACGTGCCGGTGACCGAGCTGGCCGCCGAGGGCGCGCATCCGCTGGAGCGGATGGCTTCGCTGATCGGGCTCGGCGACTACGCGAGCGCCTATCTCGCGCTCGGCTACGGCATCGATCCGACCTCTGTGTCCGCGATCACGGAACTCAAGGCAAGAATCTCCCAATAG
- a CDS encoding cation diffusion facilitator family transporter: MSASGGTKAIIAALSANLAIAVAKFVAAAFTGSSSMLAEGIHSVADSGNQVLLLIGGKRAARASTKEHPFGYGRERYFYAFVVAVVLFTIGAAFSLYEGFHKISHPEEVSAPIWAFGVLIFAIIAEAFSFRTAIKESNAVRGKQSWVAFVRRSKSPELPVILLEDLGALLGLIFALFGVTMAVITGDGTWDGIGTMMIGVLLAIIAVVLAMETKSLLVGEGASPEVEGQIRTALESAPEVSRIIHMRTLHLGPEELLVAAKIAVEHNDTAAEVARGIDEAERRIRDAVPIARVIYLEPDLDRLRTPASS; encoded by the coding sequence GTGAGCGCGAGCGGCGGAACAAAAGCGATCATTGCGGCCCTGTCCGCCAACCTGGCCATCGCGGTGGCGAAGTTCGTGGCGGCGGCGTTCACCGGATCGTCGTCGATGCTGGCGGAGGGCATCCACTCCGTCGCCGACTCGGGCAACCAGGTGCTGCTGCTGATCGGCGGCAAGCGGGCGGCGCGGGCCAGCACGAAGGAGCACCCCTTCGGCTACGGGCGCGAGCGCTACTTCTACGCCTTCGTGGTCGCGGTGGTGCTGTTCACCATCGGCGCGGCGTTCTCCCTCTACGAGGGCTTCCACAAGATCTCCCACCCTGAGGAGGTCTCGGCGCCCATCTGGGCCTTCGGCGTGCTCATCTTCGCGATCATCGCGGAGGCGTTCTCGTTCCGGACCGCGATCAAGGAATCCAACGCGGTGCGCGGCAAGCAGTCGTGGGTGGCGTTCGTGCGCCGGTCGAAGTCGCCGGAGCTGCCCGTCATCCTGCTGGAGGACCTCGGCGCGCTGCTCGGCCTCATCTTCGCGCTGTTCGGCGTGACGATGGCGGTCATCACGGGCGACGGCACCTGGGACGGCATCGGCACCATGATGATCGGCGTGCTGCTGGCGATCATCGCGGTGGTGCTGGCCATGGAGACGAAGTCGCTGCTGGTCGGCGAGGGCGCCTCGCCGGAGGTGGAGGGCCAGATCCGCACCGCGCTGGAGAGCGCGCCGGAGGTGTCGCGGATCATCCACATGCGCACGCTGCACCTCGGCCCCGAGGAGCTGCTGGTGGCGGCGAAGATCGCGGTCGAGCACAACGACACGGCGGCCGAGGTGGCGCGCGGCATCGACGAGGCCGAGCGGCGCATCCGCGACGCGGTGCCGATCGCCCGGGTCATCTACCTGGAGCCCGACCTCGACCGCCTGCGCACGCCGGCGTCGAGCTGA
- a CDS encoding MerR family transcriptional regulator: MRITEAARRLGMSPRMLRYREALGLLPPVREQGAHRRFGPEELAAVAQGVELEKRFDVSPAELAFALRVLSEPPVAAAVRDLGVRIGRIQVPRRALDFEKEKALRLLRSGGRPSGG, translated from the coding sequence ATGCGCATCACGGAAGCGGCCAGACGGCTCGGCATGTCCCCTCGAATGCTCCGGTACCGGGAGGCGCTCGGGCTGCTGCCGCCGGTGCGGGAGCAGGGCGCGCACCGCCGCTTCGGGCCCGAGGAGCTGGCCGCGGTCGCGCAGGGGGTGGAGCTGGAGAAGCGGTTCGACGTCTCGCCGGCCGAGCTGGCGTTCGCGCTGCGGGTGCTGAGCGAGCCCCCGGTGGCGGCCGCCGTACGCGACCTCGGGGTGCGGATCGGGCGCATCCAGGTGCCGCGCAGGGCCCTCGACTTCGAGAAGGAGAAGGCCCTGCGCCTGCTGCGCTCCGGCGGCCGCCCGTCAGGCGGGTGA
- the ahcY gene encoding adenosylhomocysteinase, translating to MDFKVADLSLADFGRKEIRLAEHEMPGLMAIRKEYAASQPLRGAKIMGSLHMTIQTAVLIETLVALGAEVRWVSCNIFSTQDHAAAAVVVGPDGTPEDPKGVPVFAWKGETLEEYWWCTEQALTWPGGDAPNMILDDGGDATLLVHKGAEYEKAGAVPPATADDPEEWHVIVDLLTRTVGADKRWTRIAESIRGVTEETTTGVHRLYEMHKNGQLLFPAINVNDSVTKSKFDNKYGCRHSVIDGLNRATDVLIGGKVAVVCGYGDVGKGCADALRGQGARVIVTEIDPICALQAAMDGFQVTTLDEVVGIADIFVTATGNFNIITADHMARMKHQAIVSNIGHFDNEIDMAGLAKQPGIVRNTIKPQVDEWVFADGHSILVLAEGRLMNLGCATGHPSFVMSNSFTNQVIAQIELFTKTAEYPIGVYTLPKHLDEKVARLHLDALGVKLTELTKEQAAYIGVHVEGPYKSDHYRY from the coding sequence ATGGACTTCAAGGTCGCAGACCTTTCACTTGCCGACTTCGGCCGCAAGGAGATCCGGCTCGCCGAGCACGAGATGCCCGGCCTGATGGCGATCCGCAAGGAATACGCGGCCTCCCAGCCCCTTCGCGGCGCGAAGATCATGGGCTCCCTGCACATGACGATCCAGACCGCCGTCCTCATCGAGACGCTGGTCGCCCTCGGCGCCGAGGTCCGCTGGGTGAGCTGCAACATCTTCTCCACCCAGGACCACGCCGCCGCCGCGGTGGTCGTCGGCCCCGACGGCACCCCCGAGGACCCGAAGGGCGTCCCGGTGTTCGCCTGGAAGGGCGAGACGCTGGAGGAATACTGGTGGTGCACCGAGCAGGCGCTCACCTGGCCCGGCGGTGACGCCCCCAACATGATCCTCGACGACGGCGGCGACGCCACGCTCCTCGTGCACAAGGGCGCCGAGTACGAGAAGGCCGGCGCCGTCCCGCCCGCCACGGCCGACGACCCGGAGGAGTGGCACGTCATCGTCGACCTGCTCACCCGCACGGTCGGCGCCGACAAGAGGTGGACGCGCATCGCCGAGAGCATCAGGGGCGTGACGGAGGAGACCACCACCGGCGTGCACCGCCTCTACGAGATGCACAAGAACGGCCAGCTCCTCTTCCCGGCCATCAACGTCAACGACTCGGTCACCAAGTCGAAGTTCGACAACAAGTACGGCTGCCGCCACTCCGTCATCGACGGCCTCAACCGCGCCACCGACGTGCTCATCGGCGGCAAGGTCGCGGTCGTCTGCGGCTACGGCGACGTCGGCAAGGGCTGCGCCGACGCGCTGCGCGGCCAGGGCGCCCGCGTCATCGTCACCGAGATCGACCCGATCTGCGCCCTCCAGGCCGCCATGGACGGCTTCCAGGTCACCACCCTGGACGAGGTCGTCGGCATCGCCGACATCTTCGTGACCGCCACCGGCAACTTCAACATCATCACCGCCGACCACATGGCGAGGATGAAGCACCAGGCGATCGTCTCCAACATCGGCCACTTCGACAACGAGATCGACATGGCCGGCCTCGCCAAGCAGCCCGGCATCGTGCGGAACACCATCAAGCCGCAGGTGGACGAGTGGGTCTTCGCCGACGGCCACTCGATCCTCGTGCTCGCCGAGGGCCGGCTGATGAACCTGGGCTGCGCCACCGGCCACCCCAGCTTCGTCATGTCCAACTCGTTCACCAACCAGGTGATCGCGCAGATCGAGCTGTTCACCAAGACCGCCGAATACCCGATCGGGGTCTACACGCTGCCCAAGCACCTCGACGAGAAGGTGGCCAGGCTGCACCTCGACGCGCTCGGCGTCAAGCTCACCGAGCTGACGAAGGAGCAGGCCGCCTACATCGGCGTGCACGTCGAGGGTCCGTACAAGTCCGACCACTACCGCTACTGA